CTTATCTTCTGAACCTTCTGGTGCAAAGTGGAGGCTGGTTTTTGTGGGCTGCAACAATTTTCTCGCTGGTTCTAACTGCATGTTTCTGGAGGTTTTTTGCAGGTTTAAGACGTATGGATTTGGTTTGTTTTGGAACGGTAGCGGTTATTTGCAGTATCGATTTGCTGTTTGCCATGGTTTTCGGTTGGCCTGTGCCGTACATTAGTTCGTTTAAGTACCTGTATTTTGCCGTGCCATTTTTCTGCCTGTTGGCAGCATCTTTAGCGGCGAAAAGCAGCAAACTAATTGCCTTGGGCAGTAAAGGCTCTGGCAGAAAAACGAAAATAGCTTTAGCCGGATTTGGAGCAGTTTTACTCGTGGTCAGCCTATTCGAAAACGCCCTGTTTATCATTGAACACCCAAGCGAAATTTTCATTCGTTTAGATTCTTTCAACTACTTCCCATTATACCAATTTTCGCCAGCCATCGCAGACCACCAAAACTTCGCCTACTTAGGCACCGCAACAATAATTCTCTCTTTGCTACTACCATTAATAATGCAAATTTTAAAAAGAGAGGGCTAACTGCTGCCCACTTACCGCAGCTTCATCAGCACCATTTCCGCCGCAAGCACCATAGGCTCCCAAGTCTCACACAGAGGCGGCGCGTAAGCAGTGTCAGCTTTGGCGAGTTCCCGAACAGTCATACCCTGCTGAATTGCAAAGCTCAGACAGTTAACGCGCTGCGTTACTTCTTCGCCTCCGATAACTTGCCCACCAACAATACGTTGGGATTCTTTTTCGACGATGAGTTTTACTTTGATGGGTTTTGCGTCGGGGTAGTAGTCCGCGCGGGTTTTGCTGGTTATGGCTCCTGTGACTACTTCGATGCGGTTTCTTGCCGCGGCAGTTTCAGTTAAGCCTGTGTTACCGGCCTCAATTTCAAAAAGTCGCGTGACTGCGGATGCTAAGACTCCGCTGAATTGTGAGTAGCCGCCGCCAGCATTTGCGCCTGCAACCTTACCCATCCTGACCGCTACAGTGCCAAGTTGGGGACAACAGGGCTTATGCGTAACAATGTTTGGGGCTTCAGCACAGTCACCCACAGCATAGACATCTTTGACTTCGGTTTCCATCCTGCCGTTAGTTTTGATTGCGCGTGTCTCACCCAATGGAATTCCCACGTCAACGGCAAGTTTGGTGTTTGCACGTACGCCAAAGGCGCTGATGAATAGGTCGGCTTCGATTTTTTCTCCGCCAGCCAGTATCGCGGTGACTTTTTGGTCTCCGAGGAATTCTTCGACGCATTTGCAGGTGAGGATTTTCATGCCCTTAGATTCGAGGTGTTCCTGCACCAGTTTTGCCATGTCCGCGTCCAATAGTTGGGGCAGAATCTGGGGGAGCATCTCCACGATTGTGACTTGTAGTCCACGCTCTATTAAGCCAACGCCAACTTCTAAGCCGATAAGTCCTGCACCCATGATGACAGCGGATTTTGCGCCTGCTTTAACAACTGCGTCGATACATTCGCCGTCTTCCATGCCGCGTAAGCTTAGCACGCCAGGTTTTTCTTTGCCTTTGATTGGGGGTGTGAAGCTATCTGCGCCTGTGGCGATTATTAGACTGTCATAGGGCAGCGTTTCGGTTGTTCCTATTTTGGTTTGTATGGTAACAGTTTTTTCGTTGGTGTTTATTTTGGTGGCTTTGGTTTCGGTGCGCAGGTTAAGCTTTTGCATTTGGAAGAATGCTTGGGGGTAAACTATTAGGTCTCTAAAACATTTGATTTGACCGCCAATCACAAATGGTAAGCCGCAGCGTGAGTAGCCCGCGTTGGTTTCCTGCGTGATTAGTGTGATTTCGGCTGTGCGGTCTTTTTTTCTTGCGGCAGAGGCAGCTTCTACGCCTGAAGCGTTAGCGCCGATGATTACTATGCGCCGTGCCATTGCCATGCCTTCAGGTCAGCATTTTCCTGCGGCTTGCGCCTTGTGCCACTCAACGGCTTTGTCAAAATCCATAATGATAGCAAGGTCGGCTTGTAGGTTGCTGGGTGTTACTACGATTAGCCAGCCGTTGCTGTAGGGGTCTTCGTTTAGGGTTTCGGGTTTGGATTGCACTTCATCGTTGACTTCGGTGATTGTGCCGCTGATTGGAGCAACCAAATCCGAGACTGCCTTGACGGATTCAAGTGTGCCGTATGGCTCGTTTTGTTTGATTTCGGTGCCTACGCTTGGCAACTCGGCGTAAACGATTTCCCTAAGTGATTTTTGAGCATAATCAGTTATGCCTATGCGGACTTTTTCGCCCTCAATTTTAACCCATGAAAAATCATTTGAATAATATAGCCCTTCAGGAACATCGTATGATTCAATTTTTACCATAACCTTGAACCTTCCCAAGTTTATAATTAAGATAACGTGAACTGCCATCAAACTATAAAAGGTTTAAGAAAAGAAAAAACGGGTTTAGCGTTCGCGCTTGCCTGCTACCCACTCTTCAGTCCATTGCAGTGCTTGAGAGTCAGGAACCTGAACTGGAGGATGCTTAAACGCGTACGAAGGCATACTGATAAGTGCGCCACTGATTTTGCGGTCCAAAGCGATTTTTGCGGCTCGGATAAGGTCGATGACTACGCCTGCACTGTTGGGGCTGTCTTCTACTTCTAGTTTGGCGCTGATGGTGATTGGGCGGTCTCCGAATGCACGGGTTTTTAGGCTGATGTAGCAGATTTTCTTGTTATTTAGGAACTGTACAAAATCTGAGGGACCAATGCGTGTGGGTAGGTCGTATGGTACGAGGCTGGTGACGGCTTCGGTTTTGCTAATACGTTTGGATGTGAGGCGGTTTTCTACGGTCATGTTTTGGAAGTCAGTGTCTCCGCCAAGGTTTAGCTGGTATGTTTCATCAACGATTGTTCCTCGGTCAAGACAGAGCCGTACAAGGGTTCGGTGAAGAATAGTTGCGCCAACTTGGCTTTTGATGTCATCACCAAGAACGGGCAGGCCTGCGTCCGCGAATTTTTTAGGCCACTCGCCTGATTTGTCGCTGCCGATGAATTCAGGCATACAGTTCACATAGGCACATCCCGCGTCAATTGCACATTGCGCATAGAAACGGACTGCATCATGGCTGCCCACGGGCAGGTAGTTAACGAGAACTTGGGTTTTGGTTTCTTTTAGCAGGTTGACGATGCTTTCTTTGCTGGTTTGGCTATCGTCATAAACGTTGAAGGTTTCGCGCATGTGTGGAGCGACACCATCCAAAATGATGCCTGGTGAAACCGTCACGCCTAGGTTGGGTACGTCGCTGAATTTTACGGCGCAGTTGGGTTTGAGAAATATTGCCTCGGAGAGGTCTTTGCCGATTTTGTCTTTGTTTACTTCAAAGGCGGCGACGAATTTGATGTCGGTGATGTGGTATCCGCCAAAATTAACATGCATAAGACCAGGAACGGTTTCGTTGTCTTTTGCGTTTTTGTAGTATTGGGTTCCCTGAATGAGGGCTGATGCGCTGTTTCCAACGCCGACTATTGCTACACGAATTTCAGGCATCCTTAAACCATCCAAGACTTGATTATTAGATTAGGCTTAATGACCGCCTCAACTAATAACTTTTTCTCACCCACAACATGTTTAATTTTTTTACTCACCCAAGAAGAAGCCAAAGTTTTTCGATATGTTTTTTATGTTAGTTCGTTATTTTGCTGTATGGTGAACCGCTTTGGTTAAGCTGAAAGGTTTCCAAAAATTAACCCCCATAAACCAAGCCCTAACAACATGGTTTGATGCACTGCAAGTTCAACCCAGAAAAACCACCATGTCATTGCAAGATGCTTTAGGCTATGTTTTGGCGGAGGATTTAGTTGCGCCGCAGGATTTGCCCAGATTTGACAAGTCAGCCATGGATGGGTACGCGGTGAAATCCGCCGATTTAGTGGCTGCAACCCAATTCAAACCCGTCACCTTGCAGCTAATCCGTGACGGCGAAGTCTGTGAGGGGCAGGCGAGGCAAATTTGGACAGGAAACCCCATCCCCAAAGGCGCAGACTCCGTAGTCATACTTGAAAACACCACTCTTGAAGGCGACAAACTACAGGTTTTTAGCCAAATTGCCCTCGGAGGCAACATTTCCAGAAAAGGCGAAGACGTAGCGGCAGGCACAGTTTTTCTAAAGGCTGGATTCCGCTTAAACCCGTATCATATCGGTTTAGCTTCTGCTTTTGGGTTTGTGCAGTTGCCTGTTTTTGAAAAACCAACTATCGCA
The window above is part of the Candidatus Bathyarchaeota archaeon genome. Proteins encoded here:
- a CDS encoding FAD-dependent oxidoreductase; its protein translation is MARRIVIIGANASGVEAASAARKKDRTAEITLITQETNAGYSRCGLPFVIGGQIKCFRDLIVYPQAFFQMQKLNLRTETKATKINTNEKTVTIQTKIGTTETLPYDSLIIATGADSFTPPIKGKEKPGVLSLRGMEDGECIDAVVKAGAKSAVIMGAGLIGLEVGVGLIERGLQVTIVEMLPQILPQLLDADMAKLVQEHLESKGMKILTCKCVEEFLGDQKVTAILAGGEKIEADLFISAFGVRANTKLAVDVGIPLGETRAIKTNGRMETEVKDVYAVGDCAEAPNIVTHKPCCPQLGTVAVRMGKVAGANAGGGYSQFSGVLASAVTRLFEIEAGNTGLTETAAARNRIEVVTGAITSKTRADYYPDAKPIKVKLIVEKESQRIVGGQVIGGEEVTQRVNCLSFAIQQGMTVRELAKADTAYAPPLCETWEPMVLAAEMVLMKLR
- the gcvH gene encoding glycine cleavage system protein GcvH codes for the protein MVKIESYDVPEGLYYSNDFSWVKIEGEKVRIGITDYAQKSLREIVYAELPSVGTEIKQNEPYGTLESVKAVSDLVAPISGTITEVNDEVQSKPETLNEDPYSNGWLIVVTPSNLQADLAIIMDFDKAVEWHKAQAAGKC
- a CDS encoding inositol-3-phosphate synthase encodes the protein MPEIRVAIVGVGNSASALIQGTQYYKNAKDNETVPGLMHVNFGGYHITDIKFVAAFEVNKDKIGKDLSEAIFLKPNCAVKFSDVPNLGVTVSPGIILDGVAPHMRETFNVYDDSQTSKESIVNLLKETKTQVLVNYLPVGSHDAVRFYAQCAIDAGCAYVNCMPEFIGSDKSGEWPKKFADAGLPVLGDDIKSQVGATILHRTLVRLCLDRGTIVDETYQLNLGGDTDFQNMTVENRLTSKRISKTEAVTSLVPYDLPTRIGPSDFVQFLNNKKICYISLKTRAFGDRPITISAKLEVEDSPNSAGVVIDLIRAAKIALDRKISGALISMPSYAFKHPPVQVPDSQALQWTEEWVAGKRER